Proteins from a genomic interval of Rosa chinensis cultivar Old Blush chromosome 2, RchiOBHm-V2, whole genome shotgun sequence:
- the LOC112187060 gene encoding uncharacterized protein LOC112187060, with protein MAALVYQMMSSTALVSLGLYHMIATTRNHLRFPQSYFARPYHPFPLSISSSSHNHRLKFLQLYLVIAFLAVAIVHQTVASLDADPLLKGRTPVHYFTSLQSAASLFLFLLLTLALLLSEWIPSLLPLPTDLIFGLAAALFYLQSFVSWGAAAVQTSDLQAKCDSISGRISAQASILCLVLACQPRLFVADVGLGASMSLQGLWVLQTGLSLSVDAFIPEGCHKLLDVVNGVEGSTKCDLDESKFRAVAILDLVFLVHVMFVLLIVMVTYAMTAKSVGIRRMGSYEALPNDNSHIQMKSLSGTQA; from the coding sequence ATGGCAGCCCTAGTGTACCAGATGATGTCGTCCACAGCACTGGTCTCACTGGGACTCTACCATATGATCGCCACCACCCGCAACCACCTGAGATTCCCACAGTCTTATTTCGCTAGACCCTACCACCCTTTCCCTCTCTCCATCTCCTCATCATCCCACAATCACCGCCTCAAGTTCCTCCAGCTCTACCTCGTCATTGCATTCCTCGCCGTCGCCATAGTCCACCAAACAGTAGCCTCCTTAGACGCCGATCCACTCCTCAAGGGTCGCACGCCTGTCCACTACTTCACCTCCCTCCAGTCCGCCGCCTCCCTCTTCCTCTTTCTACTCCTCACACTGGCGCTCCTTCTCTCCGAGTGGATCCCATCTTTGCTGCCCCTCCCCACCGACCTCATCTTCGGCCTCGCCGCCGCCCTCTTCTACTTGCAGTCATTCGTCTCTTGGGGCGCCGCAGCCGTCCAGACATCCGACCTTCAGGCCAAATGTGACTCCATCTCAGGAAGGATATCCGCCCAAGCCTCCATCCTCTGCCTCGTCTTAGCTTGCCAGCCAAGACTATTCGTGGCAGACGTAGGTTTGGGCGCTTCCATGTCTCTGCAGGGACTGTGGGTCCTGCAGACGGGCCTCTCCCTCTCTGTGGATGCCTTCATCCCAGAGGGCTGCCACAAGCTTCTTGATGTGGTCAATGGAGTCGAGGGTTCAACCAAGTGTGATTTGGACGAGTCCAAGTTCAGGGCTGTGGCCATTCTGGATCTAGTGTTCTTGGTGCACGTAATGTTCGTGTTGCTGATTGTGATGGTCACCTATGCAATGACTGCCAAGTCGGTTGGTATTCGGAGAATGGGTTCTTACGAGGCCTTGCCTAATGACAACAGCCACATTCAGATGAAATCCTTGAGTGGCACCCAGGCTTAG
- the LOC112187772 gene encoding LOW QUALITY PROTEIN: MAR-binding filament-like protein 1-1 (The sequence of the model RefSeq protein was modified relative to this genomic sequence to represent the inferred CDS: inserted 1 base in 1 codon), with amino-acid sequence MGFAMGSTCFLHSPFPHSRFPFSSSSHSKTRNAETNARRNRTRVPMSSLRQEDLNDGDHGKRRAILFVGISVLPLLHLRAHAFEAFPAKEIEPKTPDKNIKAEGLQGDAAPNPILSILNGIGIFSSGVIGAFYGLAQKEKKATDAIVESMKNQLKEKEAAIASLEKNFESKLLDEQEERSKQLGKAKEEQRSLTDQLNSAKSTIVDLGKELNSEKKLIEELKIQSESLKTNLSKAIEDKVELEESLKAKLHSIEDLQGRINLLNSELKDRESNVRSLSSSLAEKDLELKDLKTTYKQTRDELAHAVSDIQQLKVELLKNQKELELKSSTVDELNSTVSSLSSEKGDFKRKLDAIQEEYNNLKSSSGKKAALDAKLLGEKDEALQLLKEKLELALTDSSRSKQITADLTREKETLRETLDNALNSEESLKHELHITQEALGKSRNEASNLEHQLKQSKXLCTELEAEISRVQAEFTGVRESLQRSLDEATSSGDVIATELAAVKELLKKTEEELQSVSHQLAAVAENHDSLQNELVDVYKTAAKASNDLKEEKERVSSLKKELQTLEKQISENKKSQKSLETDLEEATKSLDEMNRNALILSKELEKANSLISNLEDEKEVFYKSLKEQKTASKEARENMEDAHNLVMKLGKERESLEKRAKKMEEELASAKGEILRLRSKIKSSKDLVNNEKPQKVEAEGAVTVTAKRGRRRKAAESE; translated from the exons ATGGGGTTTGCAATGGGGAGCACTTGCTTCCTACACTCTCCCTTCCCTCACTCTCGatttcccttttcttcttcttctcattccAAAACCAGAAATGCAGAGACCAACGcaagaagaaacagaacaaGAGTGCCAATGTCGTCTCTGCGCCAAGAGGACCTCAACGACGGCGATCATGGCAAGAGGAGGGCTATTCTCTTTGTGGGTATCTCAGTTCTTCCACTATTGCATCTCAGGGCTCATGCTTTTGAAGCCTTTCCCGCTA aagaaATTGAGCCAAAGACTCCAGACAAGAACATAAAGGCAGAG GGACTGCAAGGAGATGCAGCACCAAATCCCATTTTGTCTATCCTGAATGGTATTGGTATTTTCAGCTCTGGTGTCATCGGTGCGTTTTATGGATTGgctcagaaagaaaagaaagctaCTGATGCAATAGTAGAATCT ATGAAGAACCAGCTGAAAGAAAAGGAAGCTGCTATTGCTTCATTGGAGAAGAACTTTGAATCCAAGCTACTGGATGAACAGGAAGAAAGGAGCAAGCAACTTGGAAAGGCAAAGGAAGAGCAGAGGTCTCTAACAGACCAACTAAATTCAGCAAAGAGTACTATTGTGGACCTAGGGAAGGAGCTAAATAGTGAGAAGAAGTTGATTGAGGAGCTTAAAATTCAAAGTGAAAGCCTTAAAACAAACCTTTCAAAGGCTATCGAAGATAAGGTAGAGCTTGAAGAAAGTTTGAAGGCAAAGCTCCACTCGATCGAAGATTTGCAGGGAAGGATTAATTTACTCAATTCAGAACTGAAGGACAGAGAAAGTAATGTTCGAAGCCTTAGCTCTTCTCTCGCAGAAAAGGATTTGGAGTTGAAGGACTTAAAAACTACCTACAAGCAAACTAGGGATGAACTAGCTCATGCAGTTTCagatattcaacaattaaaagtTGAACTCCTGAAGAATCAAAAGGAATTGGAATTGAAGAGTTCCACTGTGGATGAATTGAATTCAACAGTAAGTTCTTTGTCTTCTGAGAAAGGTGATTTTAAGAGGAAGCTTGATGCTATTCAGGAGGAATACAATAATCTGAAATCATCCTCTGGAAAAAAGGCAGCTTTGGATGCTAAGCTTTTGGGAGAAAAAGATGAGGCCCTTCAGCTGCTAAAGGAAAAACTTGAGCTTGCATTGACTGACTCAAGTAGAAGCAAACAGATAACTGCTGATTTGACCCGAGAGAAGGAAACCTTGAGGGAAACGTTGGATAATGCATTGAACAGTGAAGAGAGCTTGAAACATGAACTCCACATCACTCAGGAAGCTCTTGGAAAATCTAGAAATGAAGCTTCGAATCTGGAACATCAATTAAAACAGTCAA ATTTGTGTACAGAACTTGAAGCTGAGATCTCTCGGGTTCAGGCTGAGTTTACTGGAGTTAGGGAATCACTGCAGAGGAGCCTAGATGAGGCTACATCAAGTGGTGACGTGATTGCTACTGAGCTTGCTGCAGTGAAAGAACTTCTAAAGAAGACAGAAGAGGAGCTGCAAAGTGTGTCTCATCAACTAGCAGCTGTTGCAGAAAATCATGATAGCCTGCAGAATGAATTGGTTGATGTATATAAAACAGCTGCCAAAGCTTCTAATGATTTAAAAGAAGAGAAGGAGCGAGTTTCTTCTCTTAAAAAAGAACTTCAAACTCTGGAGAAGCAAATCTCAGAGAACAAGAAGTCCCAGAAGTCTCTTGAGACAGACCTGGAAGAGGCTACAAAGTCACTTGATGAGATGAACCGAAATGCATTAATACTTTCCAAAGAGTTAGAGAAGGCTAATTCTCTAATTTCTAACCTTGAAGATGAGAAAGAGGTGTTTTACAAGTCCCTAAAAGAGCAAAAGACTGCATCCAAAGAGGCACGTGAAAATATGGAAGATGCCCATAATCTTGTCATGAAACTTGGCAAGGAAAGGGAGAGTCTGGAGAAGAGAgcaaagaaaatggaagaggaGTTGGCATCTGCCAAGGGTGAAATATTGCGGCTGAGGAGTAAAATAAAATCGTCTAAAGATCTTGTAAATAATGAGAAACCACAGAAAGTTGAGGCTGAAGGTGCTGTCACTGTTACTGCAAAGAGAGGTAGGAGGAGAAAGGCTGCTGAATCAGAGTGA
- the LOC112191000 gene encoding FCS-Like Zinc finger 10 isoform X1 gives MADSNSLSLKHTSSMLFSIPDFFVGFGNKGSSDSDSVRSPTSPLDLRPFSNLSNPFRLRSARSSSHNGNHKKWDCRKAGLGIVNFLVDETKATSEVLGSSKRKTIIFRPQVGKNNSHSSKLCSGSDDYSMKSQSLPRNYIIRPLSETISLNPQLKPDKVNVSSGFVGLPLESEPSENIEPFLLDSSRDSSLIVSMQGESSLGFKPSSLPVPIVSNPQYASSIPAREMELSEDYTCIISHGPNPKTTHIFCDCILECHTKDLNNVDKEIVEIESPRVGQHQEGLQHDPSDEILRFCYTCKKNLVGEEIYMCRSEKAFCSFDCHSEKIFAEEEAEETWVKSAGSSPESYQEDLFLLGMHSQETRDIE, from the exons ATGGCTGATTCTAATAGTTTAAGCCTGAAACACACAAGTAGCATGCTTTTCAGTATTCCTGATTTCTTTGTAGGGTTTGGTAACAAAGGTTCTTCAGATTCTGACTCAGTTAGGAGCCCTACATCTCCTCTGGACCTCAGGCCTTTTTCAAATCTTAGCAACCCATTTAGACTTAGGTCCGCTCGATCATCATCCCACAATGGAAATCACAAGAAATGGGATTGTAGGAAAGCAGGCCTTGGCATTGTCAATTTCCTTGTTGATGAAACCAAAGCTACTAGTGAAGTTCTTGGTTCATCGAAGAGGAAAACCATAATTTTTCGACCACAGGTGGGGAAAAACAACTCTCACTCCTCAAAGCTCTGTTCTGGTTCAGATGATTATTCCATGAAGTCCCAATCTTTACCCAGAAACTACATAATTAGGCCACTTTCTGAAACCATATCTCTCAATCCCCAACTCAAACCAGATAAAGTGAATGTTTCATCTGGGTTTGTGGGACTTCCTTTGGAATCTGAACCATCTGAAAACATTGAACCATTTTTGTTGGACTCCAGCAGGGATTCCTCACTGATTGTCTCTATGCAAGGAGAAAGTTCGTTGGGTTTTAAACCAAGTTCACTTCCAGTACCCATTGTCTCTAACCCTCAATATGCATCCTCTATCCCTGCTAGAGAGATGGAACTTTCTGAGGACTATACCTGTATAATTTCTCATGGTCCAAACCCGAAGACTACTCATATTTTTTGTGACTGTATATTGGAATGTCACACAAAAGATTTAAACAATGTTGACAAAGAAATAGTCGAGATAGAATCACCTCGAGTGGGTCAGCACCAGGAGGGATTACAACATGACCCTTCAGATGAAATTTTGAGATTCTGTTACACCTGCAAGAAGAACTTGGTAGGAGAGGAAATTTACATGTGCAG AAGTGAGAAAGCATTTTGTAGCTTTGATTGTCACTCAGAGAAGATTTTTGCTGAAGAGGAAGCAGAAGAGACTTGGGTTAAATCTGCAGGAAGCTCTCCTGAAAGCTACCAGGAAGATCTCTTCTTATTGGGTATGCATAGTCAGGAGACTCGGGACATAGAGTAG
- the LOC112191000 gene encoding FCS-Like Zinc finger 10 isoform X2, whose protein sequence is MADSNSLSLKHTSSMLFSIPDFFVGFGNKGSSDSDSVRSPTSPLDLRPFSNLSNPFRLRSARSSSHNGNHKKWDCRKAGLGIVNFLVDETKATSEVLGSSKRKTIIFRPQVGKNNSHSSKLCSGSDDYSMKSQSLPRNYIIRPLSETISLNPQLKPDKVNVSSGFVGLPLESEPSENIEPFLLDSSRDSSLIVSMQGESSLGFKPSSLPVPIVSNPQYASSIPAREMELSEDYTCIISHGPNPKTTHIFCDCILECHTKDLNNVDKEIVEIESPRVGQHQEGLQHDPSDEILRFCYTCKKNLVGEEIYMCSEKAFCSFDCHSEKIFAEEEAEETWVKSAGSSPESYQEDLFLLGMHSQETRDIE, encoded by the exons ATGGCTGATTCTAATAGTTTAAGCCTGAAACACACAAGTAGCATGCTTTTCAGTATTCCTGATTTCTTTGTAGGGTTTGGTAACAAAGGTTCTTCAGATTCTGACTCAGTTAGGAGCCCTACATCTCCTCTGGACCTCAGGCCTTTTTCAAATCTTAGCAACCCATTTAGACTTAGGTCCGCTCGATCATCATCCCACAATGGAAATCACAAGAAATGGGATTGTAGGAAAGCAGGCCTTGGCATTGTCAATTTCCTTGTTGATGAAACCAAAGCTACTAGTGAAGTTCTTGGTTCATCGAAGAGGAAAACCATAATTTTTCGACCACAGGTGGGGAAAAACAACTCTCACTCCTCAAAGCTCTGTTCTGGTTCAGATGATTATTCCATGAAGTCCCAATCTTTACCCAGAAACTACATAATTAGGCCACTTTCTGAAACCATATCTCTCAATCCCCAACTCAAACCAGATAAAGTGAATGTTTCATCTGGGTTTGTGGGACTTCCTTTGGAATCTGAACCATCTGAAAACATTGAACCATTTTTGTTGGACTCCAGCAGGGATTCCTCACTGATTGTCTCTATGCAAGGAGAAAGTTCGTTGGGTTTTAAACCAAGTTCACTTCCAGTACCCATTGTCTCTAACCCTCAATATGCATCCTCTATCCCTGCTAGAGAGATGGAACTTTCTGAGGACTATACCTGTATAATTTCTCATGGTCCAAACCCGAAGACTACTCATATTTTTTGTGACTGTATATTGGAATGTCACACAAAAGATTTAAACAATGTTGACAAAGAAATAGTCGAGATAGAATCACCTCGAGTGGGTCAGCACCAGGAGGGATTACAACATGACCCTTCAGATGAAATTTTGAGATTCTGTTACACCTGCAAGAAGAACTTGGTAGGAGAGGAAATTTACATGTGCAG TGAGAAAGCATTTTGTAGCTTTGATTGTCACTCAGAGAAGATTTTTGCTGAAGAGGAAGCAGAAGAGACTTGGGTTAAATCTGCAGGAAGCTCTCCTGAAAGCTACCAGGAAGATCTCTTCTTATTGGGTATGCATAGTCAGGAGACTCGGGACATAGAGTAG
- the LOC112184555 gene encoding proline--tRNA ligase, cytoplasmic, whose protein sequence is MRFQLSSGLSIVVCLGCFSAFLLKYLSGSGGKKKEDVEKETGLGLIKKKNENFEEWYSEVVVQGEMIEYYDISGCYILRPWTMAIWETMQAFFDAEIKKMKIKNCYFPLFVSPAGLKKEKDDIEGFAPEVAWVTKSGKSELEVPIAIRPTSETVMYPYYSKWIRGHRDLPLKLNQWCNVVRWEFSNPTPFIKSREFLWQEGHTAFATKEEADKEVLEILELYRRIFEEYLAIPIVKGKKSESEKLADGLYTTSVEAFVPNTGRGVQGATSHCLGQNLDITYENEKGEKAMIWQNSWSYSTRTIGVMVMVHGDDKGLVLPPKVASIQAIVIPVPSKDADTHVIFDACLKIVAQLSEAGFRVEADLRDNYSPDWKYSHWELKGVPLRIEIGAEGLEKKQVGCVRRDNCVKVDIPVVDLVKEVKDMFDKIQQNLFDVAKQKRDASIQVARTWDEFTVALSNKKLILAPWCDEHEVEENVKIRTKSAIGAAKSLCSPFDQPELPEGTLCFASGKPAKKWTYWGRSY, encoded by the coding sequence ATGAGGTTTCAATTATCCTCTGGGCTCTCTATTGTTGTATGCTTGGGCTGCTTTTCAGCCTTTCTATTGAAATATCTTTCGGGGAGTGGTGGGAAAAAGAAGGAGGACGTGGAGAAAGAAACTGGCCTGGGTCTgatcaagaagaagaatgagaattTCGAGGAGTGGTATTCGGAGGTTGTTGTTCAAGGTGAGATGATTGAATACTATGACATCTCTGGATGTTATATTTTGAGGCCATGGACAATGGCAATATGGGAGACCATGCAAGCATTTTTCGATgcagaaataaagaaaatgaagattaaaaatTGCTACTTTCCTTTGTTCGTCTCCCCTGCTGGTCTGAAAAAAGAGAAGGATGATATAGAGGGGTTTGCTCCAGAGGTTGCTTGGGTCACAAAGTCTGGAAAATCTGAATTGGAAGTGCCTATTGCAATCCGTCCAACGAGTGAGACAGTTATGTATCCTTATTACTCGAAGTGGATTAGGGGACACCGCGACTTACCATTGAAGCTAAATCAGTGGTGCAATGTGGTTCGATGGGAGTTTAGCAATCCCACTCCATTTATCAAGAGTCGGGAGTTTCTTTGGCAAGAAGGCCACACAGCTTTTGCAACAAAGGAAGAGGCAGATAAAGAGGTCCTTGAGATATTGGAACTGTACAGAAGgatatttgaggaatatttgGCAATTCCAATTGTGAAGGGAAAAAAGAGTGAGAGCGAGAAACTTGCCGATGGTCTTTACACCACAAGTGTGGAGGCTTTTGTTCCAAATACTGGCCGCGGTGTACAAGGAGCCACTTCACATTGTCTAGGTCAAAACTTGGACATTACTTATGAAAATGAAAAGGGCGAAAAAGCAATGATTTGGCAAAACTCTTGGAGTTATAGTACTCGAACGATTGGAGTGATGGTAATGGTGCATGGAGATGACAAAGGCTTGGTACTGCCACCAAAAGTAGCATCTATCCAGGCCATTGTGATTCCAGTGCCTTCTAAGGATGCCGATACACATGTCATATTTGATGCCTGCCTGAAAATTGTTGCGCAGTTGAGTGAAGCTGGATTTCGTGTTGAGGCTGATTTGAGGGACAATTACTCGCCTGATTGGAAGTATTCACATTGGGAATTAAAAGGTGTTCCTCTAAGAATTGAAATTGGAGCAGAAGGTTTGGAAAAGAAACAAGTAGGCTGTGTTCGGCGTGACAATTGTGTGAAAGTGGACATTCCTGTGGTCGACTTGGTCAAGGAAGTGAAAGACATGTTCGATAAAATTCAACAAAATCTCTTTGATGTTGCAAAACAAAAACGAGATGCTTCTATCCAGGTCGCCAGAACTTGGGATGAATTCACAGTAGCCTTGAGCAACAAGAAATTGATCCTGGCTCCTTGGTGTGATGAACATGAAGTAGAAGAGAATGTCAAAATCCGAACAAAGAGTGCAATTGGAGCAGCAAAGTCGCTATGCTCGCCCTTTGACCAGCCCGAACTCCCTGAAGGAACTCTTTGCTTTGCATCCGGAAAGCCAGCAAAGAAGTGGACCTACTGGGGAAGAAGCTACTGA
- the LOC112184733 gene encoding trihelix transcription factor ASIL2 codes for MDDTEDDARYPPNVYGANHPQGYDSAQPPKLPARSGSFSRPVSHYDDDEDDEDEELGEEEGHNGQNGYPSVHKDVGDDDDDDDEEGDDDEDEDDEEDDKSKVFKRIDDDDLQKHPKKRKLKSLISSYEFAPRVPAPLVPALPAPRQSHGGRNALTDWTEHETFVLLDAWGDRFLRRGKKSLRSEEWQEVAEKVSEVSKIERTDTQCRNRLDTLKKKYKKERVKFAETGGAISKWVYFKKMDMLMSSPQQQAGLSCGLDSGEYVFMNPRVYLNRANGLDEMRDSPGNSESAEGVEDESDGLPPKKRRFGRDNDERSSFRLLADSIQKFSDIYEKIEKSKRQQMVELEKMRMDFHRDLEMQKRQIMERAQAEIAKMRQADDEENDVSAENASG; via the coding sequence ATGGATGACACTGAAGATGATGCAAGGTATCCTCCGAATGTGTATGGTGCGAATCACCCACAGGGCTATGATTCTGCACAGCCCCCGAAGCTACCTGCTCGAAGTGGTTCATTTTCTAGGCCAGTTAGTCATTATGATGACGATGAggatgatgaggatgaggagtTGGGTGAGGAAGAAGGCCACAATGGTCAAAATGGTTAtccttctgttcataaagatgTTGGGGATGATGACGATGACGATGATGAggagggtgatgatgatgaggatgaggatgacgAAGAAGATGATAAGAGCAAAGTCTTTAAGAGGATTGACGATGATGATTTGCAAAAGCACCCAAAGAAGCGCAAGTTGAAGAGTTTGATTTCAAGTTATGAATTTGCTCCTCGTGTACCTGCTCCATTGGTTCCAGCACTCCCTGCCCCAAGACAATCACATGGTGGCCGGAATGCACTTACGGATTGGACTGAGCATGAGACATTTGTTTTACTAGATGCTTGGGGTGACCGGTTTCTTCGGCGTGGGAAAAAGAGTCTTCGCTCTGAGGAGTGGCAAGAGGTTGCAGAGAAGGTGTCAGAGGTGTCAAAGATTGAAAGGACAGACACTCAGTGTCGTAATCGATTGGATACCCTGAAGAAGAAGTACAAAAAGGAGAGGGTCAAATTTGCAGAGACTGGAGGTGCTATTAGCAAGTGGGTATATTTCAAGAAGATGGACATGTTAATGTCATCACCACAACAGCAGGCTGGTCTCTCTTGTGGTTTGGACTCAGGAGAGTATGTTTTCATGAACCCTAGAGTGTATTTGAACCGTGCAAACGGGTTAGATGAGATGAGGGATAGTCCAGGGAATTCAGAATCTGCTGAGGGAGTGGAGGATGAGTCGGATGGGCTACCACCCAAGAAGAGAAGGTTTGGAAGGGACAATGATGAGCGATCTTCCTTTAGATTGCTTGCTGATTCTATTCAGAAATTCAGTGACATATATGAGAAGATTGAAAAAAGTAAAAGGCAGCAGATGGTAGAGCTAGAGAAGATGAGGATGGATTTCCATAGGGATTTGGAAATGCAGAAAAGGCAGATTATGGAGAGAGCACAGGCTGAAATTGCGAAAATGCGGCAGGCTGATGATGAGGAGAATGATGTGTCTGCTGAAAATGCTAGTGGGTAA